In Sphingobacterium sp. PCS056, the following proteins share a genomic window:
- a CDS encoding metallophosphoesterase family protein codes for MIQIAIFSDIHGNLPALKAVLEDIDARKIGYIYCLGDLVDFAPWGNEVIECIRAEKIPCIMGNHDERIAFDYPVIPLEKHDEKETACRIQAINHSKKIINEENKLYLSQLPYSMQFDFKVKTKNWRIQLVHGSLKSNEQYLYESEPDITFKQIFDETNADILIMGHTHISYIKPIANKWAMNTGSVGRSKEEIRDATYLLLQLLEDKIQAKIIRIPYDISAVTNAIKGSGIPDFYADFLRSPQINTTI; via the coding sequence ATGATACAGATAGCGATTTTTAGCGATATACACGGCAATCTACCAGCATTGAAAGCCGTATTAGAAGATATTGACGCAAGAAAAATTGGGTACATATATTGTCTCGGTGATCTGGTGGATTTTGCTCCCTGGGGTAATGAAGTAATCGAATGTATCCGAGCAGAAAAGATCCCATGTATCATGGGAAATCACGATGAACGTATTGCATTTGACTATCCGGTAATACCTTTGGAAAAGCATGATGAAAAAGAAACAGCTTGCCGCATACAAGCCATTAATCACTCTAAAAAGATCATAAATGAAGAAAACAAGCTATATTTAAGTCAGCTTCCATATTCAATGCAATTCGATTTTAAAGTAAAAACCAAAAATTGGCGTATCCAGTTGGTGCATGGTAGCTTAAAAAGCAATGAACAATACCTCTACGAATCAGAGCCAGACATCACTTTTAAACAGATATTCGACGAAACAAATGCTGACATATTGATTATGGGCCACACGCATATTTCTTATATCAAACCTATTGCTAACAAATGGGCCATGAACACCGGTTCGGTCGGCCGTTCAAAGGAAGAAATTAGAGATGCCACTTATCTCTTGTTGCAACTATTAGAAGATAAGATACAAGCTAAAATCATCCGTATCCCTTATGATATTTCAGCGGTAACGAATGCAATAAAAGGCAGTGGAATACCTGATTTTTATGCCGACTTTTTACGATCACCACAGATCAATACAACGATATAG
- a CDS encoding M3 family metallopeptidase, whose product MSILTQHFETVHNTAPFSKIKNEDYIPAFDLAITNTRAEIDAIAQATDPATFENTIEAFAFSGMALDRLSSIFFNLHSAETNEQLEQIAQDIAPKLSELGNDITLNFDLFKRIKQVYDQKEELDLTAEQMTLLEKNYKDFVRNGALLADNKKDQLRAIDSELSLLKLKYGEHILADTNAYELHLTDEADLAGLPDGVKEAAAGLAKSKDQSGWIFTLDYPSYIPFVTYADNRELRQTISIAAGKKGFQNNENNNEEIVLKISKLRFQRAQLLGYETHAHFVLEERMAQNPAKVREFLTDLLTKAKPAAKNEFDELAAFAKETDGIDKLEKWDGAYYAEKLKQKKFQLDDEQLKPYFKLENVLQGAFEIAEKLFGLHFSEVQHIDKYHPSIQTFEVTNKDGDFIAIFYADFFPRKGKRNGAWMTSFKPQYKKEGQNERPHVSIVCNFTPATATKPSLLSFNEVTTLFHEFGHALHGMLADTVYPTLSGTSVFWDFVELPSQIMENWCYEQEALTLFAKHYNTGVPIPMEMVEKIRESASFLEGMATLRQLSFGMLDMGWHGQDPTAIDDVKQFEKEQFKSTQLYPDVAENAMSTSFSHIFDGGYSSGYYSYKWAEVLDADAFDYFKQNGIFNKEIAAKFKDTVLSKGGTVHPMNLYKQFRGQEPTVEALLKRAGLLK is encoded by the coding sequence ATGAGTATCTTAACACAACATTTTGAGACGGTTCACAATACCGCACCATTTTCTAAAATAAAAAACGAAGACTATATACCTGCATTTGATCTCGCCATAACCAATACCAGGGCAGAAATCGATGCTATAGCGCAAGCAACTGACCCTGCTACTTTCGAAAACACCATTGAAGCATTTGCATTTTCAGGAATGGCACTGGATCGTCTATCCAGTATTTTTTTCAATTTGCATTCTGCAGAAACCAATGAGCAATTGGAACAAATAGCCCAAGATATTGCGCCTAAGCTTTCGGAGTTAGGTAATGATATAACGCTTAACTTTGACCTTTTCAAAAGAATTAAACAAGTCTATGATCAAAAAGAAGAATTAGACCTCACGGCAGAACAGATGACGCTTTTAGAAAAAAATTATAAAGATTTTGTTCGAAATGGAGCGCTACTAGCCGACAATAAAAAAGATCAGTTACGCGCTATTGACAGCGAACTATCGCTACTCAAATTAAAATATGGCGAACATATACTAGCCGATACAAATGCTTATGAATTACATCTTACAGACGAAGCCGATTTAGCAGGCTTGCCCGATGGAGTGAAAGAAGCAGCAGCAGGATTAGCAAAATCTAAAGACCAATCTGGCTGGATCTTTACTTTGGACTATCCGAGTTACATTCCATTTGTCACTTATGCCGATAACCGTGAATTACGTCAAACGATCAGTATTGCAGCAGGAAAAAAGGGTTTTCAAAATAATGAGAATAACAATGAAGAAATTGTTTTAAAAATCAGTAAGCTACGCTTCCAGCGTGCACAGCTTTTAGGATATGAAACACATGCTCATTTTGTATTAGAAGAACGCATGGCCCAAAATCCAGCTAAAGTAAGAGAATTTTTAACTGATTTACTGACTAAAGCAAAACCAGCGGCAAAAAATGAATTTGATGAATTAGCTGCTTTTGCAAAAGAAACGGACGGTATTGACAAACTGGAGAAATGGGACGGAGCTTATTATGCTGAGAAACTAAAACAAAAGAAATTTCAACTTGATGATGAGCAATTAAAACCCTATTTCAAATTGGAAAACGTACTACAGGGTGCATTCGAAATCGCAGAAAAACTATTTGGATTGCATTTCAGTGAAGTGCAACACATAGATAAATATCACCCTTCGATACAAACCTTTGAAGTAACGAATAAGGATGGAGACTTTATTGCTATTTTTTATGCCGACTTTTTCCCCAGAAAAGGCAAGCGCAATGGAGCCTGGATGACCTCTTTTAAACCCCAATATAAAAAAGAAGGACAAAACGAACGCCCGCATGTTTCCATTGTGTGCAATTTTACACCAGCTACAGCAACCAAGCCTTCGCTACTGAGCTTTAATGAAGTTACTACCCTATTTCATGAATTTGGTCACGCTTTACATGGCATGCTAGCCGACACCGTATATCCCACTCTTTCTGGAACTTCTGTATTTTGGGATTTTGTCGAATTGCCAAGTCAGATCATGGAAAACTGGTGTTACGAGCAAGAAGCATTGACGCTATTTGCTAAACATTACAACACTGGAGTGCCAATTCCTATGGAAATGGTGGAAAAAATACGCGAAAGTGCCTCTTTTCTAGAAGGCATGGCTACACTTCGTCAACTTAGCTTTGGAATGCTAGATATGGGGTGGCATGGTCAAGATCCTACAGCGATAGATGATGTAAAGCAATTTGAAAAAGAGCAATTTAAATCAACACAGCTTTATCCTGATGTTGCTGAAAATGCAATGAGCACTTCCTTTTCACATATTTTTGATGGCGGTTATTCATCGGGATATTATAGTTATAAATGGGCAGAAGTACTGGATGCTGATGCATTTGACTACTTTAAACAAAATGGAATTTTTAACAAAGAGATAGCAGCAAAATTTAAAGATACCGTTTTATCCAAAGGTGGGACAGTTCATCCCATGAACTTATATAAACAATTTAGAGGTCAAGAACCAACTGTAGAAGCCTTACTGAAACGGGCGGGATTGCTTAAATAA
- the folB gene encoding dihydroneopterin aldolase, which translates to MKILQTVSLEDVRVFAPIGFYEEEQILGNEFLVHAVVSFDAGIDDHENLDKTVNYEILYQIIHQVMKPKRKLLESAAHEILKAIHAKFSFAKTIDVSIKKLNPPFGGDSAHSKVAVRYCSSSC; encoded by the coding sequence ATGAAAATATTGCAAACCGTTTCTTTGGAAGATGTTCGTGTATTTGCTCCCATAGGATTTTACGAGGAAGAGCAGATCTTAGGAAATGAATTTTTGGTACATGCTGTAGTAAGTTTTGATGCAGGAATCGATGATCATGAAAATTTAGATAAGACTGTTAATTACGAGATCTTATATCAAATCATCCATCAGGTGATGAAACCTAAACGTAAACTTTTGGAGTCGGCGGCTCATGAAATTTTGAAAGCTATCCATGCAAAATTTTCTTTTGCGAAAACAATCGATGTATCTATTAAAAAATTGAATCCCCCTTTTGGTGGTGATTCTGCTCATTCAAAAGTTGCCGTTCGTTACTGTAGCTCATCTTGCTGA
- a CDS encoding FKBP-type peptidyl-prolyl cis-trans isomerase translates to MANATGYLKKLRLEAKKNLIEGEVFLKENALRDTVISLPSGLQYEIIVEGTGKSPKLTNSVKCFYEGRLINGTIFDSTEKRKKPASFPVNEVIAGWTEALQLMKEGSKWRLFIPASLGYGELSVSKEIGGNAVLIFEVELVSVH, encoded by the coding sequence ATGGCTAACGCAACAGGATATTTGAAAAAGTTACGCTTAGAGGCTAAAAAAAATTTAATTGAGGGCGAAGTGTTTCTTAAGGAAAATGCGCTGCGGGATACAGTTATTAGTTTACCGTCGGGTTTGCAGTATGAAATCATTGTGGAAGGAACAGGTAAAAGCCCAAAATTGACCAATAGTGTCAAATGCTTTTACGAAGGCCGGCTCATCAACGGTACTATCTTTGATTCTACAGAGAAACGTAAAAAGCCTGCTTCGTTTCCTGTTAACGAGGTCATCGCTGGTTGGACCGAAGCCTTGCAATTGATGAAGGAAGGTAGTAAATGGCGGTTGTTTATTCCAGCTTCGCTAGGGTATGGTGAATTGAGTGTTTCAAAAGAAATTGGTGGAAATGCAGTATTAATATTTGAAGTAGAATTGGTTTCTGTTCATTAG
- a CDS encoding linear amide C-N hydrolase — MKKCIKQIGRTLLLVAVGLSSFNQADACTRVVYKGPNNTILTARSMDFSIPIPSNLWLFPRNMERDGSTGKNTVKWTSKYGSMTTSSWDIAVSDGMNEKGLVANLLWLVSSKYPEFSKEGTGKKGLSVSLWAQYALDNFATVAEAVAHFSKEEFVVVTDFIPGTDKFTTVHLSMSDATGDNAILEYINGKLVIHHDPSYTVMTNDPIFEEQLAINEYWKGIPGNIFLPGTNRAADRYVRASYYIKAIPQTDDIRIALAGAFSVIRQCSVPYGISTEGFPNLSTTRWRTVSDQKNLVYYFEDALSPNAIWVDLKKLDFSNNAKVKKLALDQNQIYAGETSVKFLDAKPFVFQGI, encoded by the coding sequence ATGAAAAAATGTATCAAACAAATTGGAAGGACTTTACTGCTAGTTGCGGTAGGATTGTCTTCATTTAATCAAGCAGACGCTTGTACGAGAGTTGTTTATAAAGGCCCAAATAACACAATCCTCACAGCTCGCAGTATGGATTTTTCAATTCCAATTCCCTCTAATTTGTGGCTATTTCCGAGAAATATGGAACGTGATGGGAGTACTGGAAAAAATACAGTAAAATGGACTTCTAAATATGGTAGTATGACGACAAGTTCGTGGGATATTGCCGTATCTGACGGTATGAATGAAAAAGGGTTGGTTGCGAATTTACTTTGGCTAGTAAGTTCAAAGTATCCTGAATTTTCGAAAGAGGGTACAGGTAAAAAAGGATTGTCAGTTTCATTGTGGGCTCAATATGCATTAGATAATTTTGCTACCGTAGCAGAGGCTGTAGCTCATTTTAGTAAAGAAGAATTTGTTGTCGTTACAGATTTTATTCCAGGGACTGATAAGTTTACGACTGTACATCTTTCCATGTCAGATGCGACTGGGGACAATGCTATTTTGGAATATATAAATGGAAAATTAGTTATCCATCATGATCCTTCATATACCGTAATGACCAATGATCCTATATTTGAAGAACAATTGGCAATCAATGAATATTGGAAAGGAATTCCGGGCAATATATTTCTTCCTGGTACAAATAGGGCTGCTGATCGTTATGTAAGGGCATCTTATTATATTAAAGCCATTCCACAAACGGACGACATTCGAATAGCTTTAGCTGGGGCATTTAGTGTCATCAGACAATGTTCTGTACCTTATGGTATATCTACCGAAGGTTTTCCCAATCTATCTACAACAAGATGGAGAACAGTTTCAGACCAAAAAAATCTTGTGTACTATTTTGAAGATGCGCTCAGTCCAAATGCGATCTGGGTAGATTTAAAGAAACTGGATTTCAGTAATAATGCAAAAGTAAAGAAATTGGCACTGGATCAGAACCAAATCTATGCGGGTGAAACATCGGTCAAGTTTTTAGATGCTAAACCTTTTGTATTTCAGGGAATATAA
- a CDS encoding peptidylprolyl isomerase translates to MKKFILLLLCLFVVLVGKSQTHRLLFQTDYGNFKVLLYDYTPEHRDLILKSIEAKVYKDALFNRIISDFVVQGGEHDIDIEKREAADPTKQKPRLVPEFNESAFHKVGALGAGRDGNSEKASFLNQIYFVVGKKITASELDALELKKNIKYTADQRSTYLKIGGQPRLDHDFTVFGEIYEGLDVILKISKVKTDSQDYPLQQVRFELSEIKD, encoded by the coding sequence ATGAAAAAATTCATACTCTTACTTTTATGTTTGTTCGTTGTATTAGTTGGAAAAAGTCAAACACATCGTTTATTATTTCAAACGGATTACGGAAACTTTAAAGTTCTTTTATATGATTATACCCCCGAACATCGTGATCTTATCTTAAAATCTATTGAGGCAAAAGTTTATAAAGATGCTTTGTTCAATCGCATTATTTCGGATTTTGTGGTGCAGGGGGGAGAGCATGATATTGATATTGAAAAGCGTGAGGCTGCAGATCCAACAAAGCAAAAACCACGTCTTGTTCCAGAATTTAACGAAAGCGCATTTCACAAAGTTGGAGCTTTGGGGGCAGGAAGAGATGGTAATTCAGAAAAGGCATCTTTCCTGAATCAAATCTATTTTGTAGTTGGTAAAAAGATAACAGCAAGTGAACTTGATGCTTTGGAATTGAAAAAGAATATTAAGTATACAGCTGATCAGCGTTCAACTTATTTAAAAATTGGGGGGCAGCCTCGATTAGATCATGATTTCACCGTGTTTGGAGAAATTTACGAAGGTTTGGATGTGATTTTAAAAATCAGTAAAGTGAAAACAGACTCTCAAGATTATCCGTTGCAGCAAGTTCGCTTTGAACTATCAGAAATTAAAGATTAA
- a CDS encoding amidohydrolase: MSNLSRKKFIQSAAIAVAGASLPMGTLIADPMYANQPNNVSSKLQFKNIRLETGFKFDEADVIATTTDLFYVEVEHGKIVKVSANQPHADAIDAQGLLMLPSFKDMHIHLDKTFYGDKWQAIRRGAGGVKGMIALEQKMLPDLLKNSTFKAEKLIELLQSKGTAFARSHVNIEPTSKLQSLKNLQIALENKRKGFGAELVAFPQHGVYYTNSVPYLKEAAQMDIDFIGGVDPFSIDGQIEKTMDFTVQLALDHHKGIDIHLHESGESGLKTVEYLIDKVNENPVLKGKTFLSHCFVLGKIDKIKQEEVAEKLGAAQIGIVSTIPFGGLIMPIPTLYKYNVTVMTGNDSIVDHWNTFGTGSVLQKANLMAQLYGYSSEFLLSRSLKLATAGLLPLDDKGIQQWPKIGDKADFVLVNASCSAEAVSRISDIRSLVHNGELVY, from the coding sequence TTGAGCAATTTATCCCGTAAAAAATTCATTCAAAGTGCTGCTATAGCTGTTGCTGGCGCATCTTTACCGATGGGCACTTTAATCGCTGATCCTATGTATGCTAATCAACCCAATAACGTAAGTTCAAAACTACAATTCAAAAATATTCGTTTGGAGACAGGTTTTAAATTTGATGAGGCTGATGTGATTGCTACGACGACAGATTTATTTTATGTTGAAGTTGAACATGGGAAAATTGTAAAAGTAAGTGCTAACCAACCTCATGCAGATGCTATCGATGCTCAGGGATTGTTGATGTTGCCCTCTTTTAAAGATATGCATATTCACTTAGACAAAACTTTTTATGGAGATAAGTGGCAAGCGATCAGACGTGGGGCAGGTGGAGTGAAAGGAATGATTGCTTTGGAACAAAAGATGCTCCCAGACTTATTGAAAAATTCAACTTTTAAAGCAGAAAAACTGATTGAACTTTTGCAGTCAAAAGGTACGGCATTTGCACGTAGTCATGTCAATATCGAGCCGACATCTAAATTGCAATCACTTAAAAATCTGCAGATCGCTCTTGAAAATAAGCGTAAAGGCTTTGGAGCAGAATTGGTTGCTTTTCCACAACATGGCGTATACTATACAAATAGTGTTCCTTACTTAAAGGAAGCGGCTCAAATGGATATCGACTTTATAGGTGGTGTGGATCCGTTTTCCATTGATGGGCAGATTGAAAAAACAATGGATTTTACTGTTCAACTTGCCCTGGATCATCATAAAGGAATAGATATTCACTTACATGAGTCCGGAGAGTCGGGATTGAAAACGGTGGAATACTTAATCGATAAGGTCAATGAAAATCCGGTTTTAAAAGGTAAAACATTTTTAAGCCATTGTTTTGTACTGGGAAAGATCGATAAAATAAAGCAAGAAGAAGTTGCGGAAAAATTAGGGGCTGCACAAATCGGTATCGTGTCAACAATCCCATTTGGAGGTTTAATTATGCCGATTCCGACTTTATACAAGTATAACGTGACCGTTATGACTGGTAATGACAGTATTGTGGATCACTGGAATACTTTTGGAACAGGAAGTGTTTTACAGAAAGCGAATTTGATGGCTCAGCTTTATGGTTATTCTTCTGAGTTTTTGTTATCAAGAAGTTTAAAATTGGCTACTGCAGGGCTACTTCCTTTAGATGATAAAGGAATACAGCAATGGCCTAAAATAGGGGATAAAGCTGACTTTGTACTGGTTAACGCAAGTTGTTCTGCTGAAGCCGTTTCGCGTATTTCAGATATCCGCTCTCTTGTTCATAATGGAGAATTGGTTTACTAA
- a CDS encoding helix-turn-helix domain-containing protein has translation MDNQRDYFPVLNIQEFTEAPSELSNLLFHELRGSRQILEPHKHDFFIILLFEQGSGSHTIDFKSYTVEQQQVHLLFPGQVHQWQFQEGTVCYQLMINREWFELFLPDLRFSSLYYQQHPVFQISDSLYKALRYEFLAIAQELKDNTVLWEIIQTRSKLIGLLLRKTFELTFNDFEKYHSNPIISKFVQLIDLHFKSDRSVSFYAEKLHISANYLNIVCKKGFNIAASTLIHDRILLEAKRLLKVSDRSVKDIVYELGFYDHASFSKFFKNQTGMTPSQFKEQG, from the coding sequence ATGGATAACCAACGCGATTATTTTCCTGTTTTGAATATTCAAGAGTTTACTGAAGCACCTTCGGAGCTTAGTAATTTACTATTTCATGAGCTACGTGGCTCACGTCAGATCTTAGAACCTCATAAACATGATTTCTTCATTATTTTGTTATTTGAGCAAGGGAGTGGATCGCATACCATTGACTTTAAAAGTTATACAGTTGAACAGCAACAGGTACATTTACTTTTTCCTGGTCAAGTGCATCAATGGCAATTTCAAGAGGGGACTGTTTGCTATCAATTGATGATCAATCGCGAATGGTTCGAGCTCTTTTTGCCAGATCTTCGTTTTTCTTCTTTATATTATCAACAACATCCTGTTTTTCAGATTTCAGATTCATTGTACAAGGCATTACGATATGAATTTCTTGCGATTGCACAGGAATTGAAAGATAACACTGTTCTTTGGGAAATTATTCAGACACGGAGTAAATTAATAGGCCTATTGCTGCGTAAAACTTTTGAGCTCACGTTCAATGATTTTGAAAAATACCATTCAAATCCTATTATTTCAAAATTTGTACAGCTTATCGACCTGCACTTTAAATCAGATCGGTCTGTTTCTTTTTATGCTGAAAAGCTTCATATCTCGGCTAATTATCTCAACATAGTCTGTAAAAAAGGATTTAATATAGCAGCTTCAACGTTGATACATGATCGTATCTTGTTGGAGGCAAAGCGCTTACTTAAGGTTTCTGATCGAAGTGTGAAAGATATTGTTTACGAATTAGGTTTTTATGATCATGCTAGTTTTTCTAAGTTTTTTAAAAATCAGACCGGTATGACTCCTTCTCAATTTAAAGAACAAGGATAA
- a CDS encoding DUF808 domain-containing protein produces MASGIFAILDDIAALMDDVAVTSKIAASKTAGILGDDLAVNAEKATGFLSSREIPVLWAITKGSLINKVIIVPIALLLNVFFPIAIKFILIIGGIYLAYEGVEKIIEYLFHRQKTGHEVVVENEENNTELEKVKVKSAITTDFILSVEIVIIALGTVLNESLTIQILTVSVVAIFATIGVYGIVALIVRMDDAGYRLIKRSDNQGVVSKFGYLLVNSLPIVIKLLAVVGTIALILVSGGIFDHNIDYLHHFLPTVPSMVKQVGYGVVAGLLAVLLMTVGKRVFAKK; encoded by the coding sequence ATGGCTTCAGGTATATTTGCAATATTGGACGATATTGCTGCTTTAATGGATGATGTTGCGGTTACAAGTAAAATTGCTGCGAGTAAGACCGCAGGAATTCTAGGTGATGATTTGGCCGTAAATGCGGAGAAAGCAACTGGATTCCTCTCTTCTCGTGAAATTCCAGTATTATGGGCCATTACAAAAGGTTCATTAATTAATAAAGTTATAATTGTACCGATAGCCTTGTTGCTTAATGTTTTTTTTCCTATTGCAATTAAATTTATTCTGATTATAGGCGGTATCTATTTAGCCTATGAAGGTGTTGAAAAAATCATAGAATACCTGTTTCATAGGCAAAAAACTGGACATGAAGTGGTTGTTGAAAATGAAGAAAATAATACGGAACTAGAAAAAGTAAAAGTTAAATCTGCGATTACAACTGATTTTATATTATCGGTTGAGATCGTTATTATAGCTCTAGGGACAGTATTGAATGAAAGTTTAACCATTCAGATTTTAACGGTATCTGTGGTCGCTATATTTGCGACAATCGGTGTTTACGGTATCGTAGCTTTGATAGTCCGTATGGATGATGCCGGATATAGATTAATTAAAAGGTCAGACAATCAGGGGGTTGTTTCAAAATTTGGATATCTGTTAGTAAATTCTTTACCCATTGTCATTAAATTATTGGCAGTGGTTGGAACTATCGCATTGATATTAGTATCCGGTGGTATTTTTGATCATAATATTGATTATTTACATCATTTTCTTCCTACTGTCCCATCTATGGTAAAACAGGTAGGTTATGGGGTAGTAGCGGGTTTATTGGCGGTTTTGCTGATGACTGTTGGTAAAAGGGTTTTCGCTAAAAAATGA
- a CDS encoding alpha/beta fold hydrolase gives MKIMYSLITAMMMLFQAAAIGQTIDTLVDVGRHKLHFNIKTGAGIPIIFESGAGNDGSVWTEICKRLSQRIEVPLITYDRAGFGKSEIDTNNINITTEVKDLDLALNKLKFTGNYFFVAHSLGGNYVMKFISNNPNKVKGAVFIDIVSPYFMTSQRATYTKNLFIDSIAAIKKESIGFYHLVLNYENTSEVMRKVAPAIETPLTIIASGITPFEGEDRQHFKNGVKRFALDKKNRTYILAENAEHYVFYDDPELVTQEIIKLYQLVK, from the coding sequence ATGAAAATAATGTATTCGCTTATCACAGCAATGATGATGCTATTTCAAGCAGCCGCTATCGGTCAGACGATAGATACACTGGTAGATGTAGGTCGTCACAAACTACATTTTAATATCAAAACCGGCGCAGGAATACCTATTATATTCGAATCTGGAGCTGGTAATGATGGCTCTGTCTGGACAGAAATATGTAAAAGGCTAAGTCAACGAATCGAGGTACCGCTCATAACCTACGATCGTGCCGGATTTGGAAAAAGCGAAATTGACACAAACAACATCAATATTACAACTGAGGTCAAAGATCTAGATTTAGCGCTCAATAAATTGAAGTTTACGGGAAATTATTTCTTTGTAGCCCACTCATTAGGAGGAAATTATGTTATGAAATTCATCTCTAATAACCCGAATAAAGTTAAAGGCGCAGTGTTTATTGACATCGTAAGTCCTTATTTTATGACTTCGCAACGAGCCACCTATACGAAAAATCTATTCATAGATAGCATTGCAGCAATTAAAAAGGAAAGTATAGGATTTTATCATCTTGTTCTAAACTATGAAAATACTAGTGAAGTAATGCGCAAAGTTGCACCTGCTATCGAAACACCGCTTACCATCATCGCCTCTGGAATCACTCCATTTGAGGGAGAAGATAGACAACACTTTAAAAATGGAGTAAAAAGATTTGCATTGGATAAAAAAAATCGTACCTATATTTTAGCCGAAAATGCCGAACATTATGTTTTCTATGACGATCCGGAATTAGTGACTCAAGAAATTATAAAACTTTATCAACTGGTCAAATAA
- a CDS encoding DUF1543 domain-containing protein — translation MNLFMLLLGCKPSDRHIEQHDIYFGIAKQLGELVPSIENYWPEAKDDIHVDSWRRVTKVGNYQISISTEPVDNKELKLYFVNLGGYKPNDMEEYHYKELVVARALEEAKDLAKKTVFFKHHLSPHIDDKYGIDVDDVYEIEELLPSFFKEQYYVRIEQCPAAISYEDEITNGYFTMEILRDQLE, via the coding sequence ATGAATCTTTTTATGTTACTACTGGGATGTAAACCATCAGACAGACATATTGAACAGCATGATATTTACTTTGGTATCGCAAAACAATTGGGTGAATTAGTTCCATCGATTGAAAATTATTGGCCAGAGGCTAAAGATGATATTCATGTTGATTCTTGGCGGAGAGTGACGAAAGTTGGGAACTATCAAATTTCCATCTCGACTGAACCTGTAGATAATAAAGAGTTGAAATTATATTTTGTCAATCTAGGGGGGTACAAGCCCAATGATATGGAAGAGTACCATTATAAAGAGCTCGTCGTCGCTCGAGCGTTAGAGGAAGCTAAAGATTTGGCGAAAAAGACGGTTTTTTTTAAGCATCATCTATCTCCACATATTGATGATAAATATGGGATCGATGTCGATGATGTGTATGAAATCGAGGAGCTGTTGCCGTCCTTCTTTAAGGAGCAATACTATGTCAGGATTGAGCAATGTCCTGCTGCTATTTCATATGAAGATGAGATAACCAATGGTTACTTCACGATGGAGATCTTGCGAGATCAATTGGAATAA
- a CDS encoding serine hydrolase: protein MRTKFLLILLSTICLVPYTLFAQKIDIKLERKLRVLTQNFQGDIGIYVKNLKTQKSVLIQADSIFPTASIVKVPILVGVFDKIEKGELNLDQKFTYRSSQQYGGSGLMQFFKDSTETDLSTLVGLMISYSDNVTSIWNQQLAGGGLVINELMDKLGLVNTKVNSRTAGRDDIWKKYGWGQTTPREMATLLEMIYQGKVVSLKSSDQMYRYLGNIFYNERSLSQIPPYVKTVSKTGSVDEARGEVVLVNAPSGDYVFCVLTNNIKDQSWTKHNEAEELTRKISHLLWNYFEPKRPYTP, encoded by the coding sequence ATGAGAACAAAATTTTTATTAATCCTATTATCAACGATATGCTTAGTTCCATATACGCTATTTGCTCAAAAAATTGACATAAAACTAGAACGGAAATTAAGGGTACTCACGCAAAACTTTCAAGGAGATATTGGTATCTATGTAAAAAACCTAAAAACGCAAAAATCAGTTTTGATACAAGCAGATTCTATCTTTCCAACAGCCAGTATTGTCAAAGTTCCGATACTTGTTGGGGTTTTTGACAAAATAGAAAAGGGAGAATTAAATCTCGATCAAAAATTCACTTATCGTTCATCTCAGCAATATGGCGGTTCTGGCTTAATGCAATTCTTCAAAGATAGCACCGAAACAGATCTATCTACCCTAGTTGGATTGATGATAAGCTATAGTGACAATGTTACCTCTATCTGGAATCAACAACTTGCAGGCGGAGGTTTAGTCATTAATGAACTGATGGATAAATTAGGGTTAGTCAATACTAAAGTTAATTCCCGTACAGCTGGACGTGACGACATTTGGAAAAAATACGGTTGGGGACAAACCACTCCAAGAGAAATGGCAACTTTACTTGAGATGATCTATCAAGGCAAAGTTGTCAGTTTGAAATCTTCAGATCAGATGTATCGCTATTTGGGCAATATTTTTTACAACGAACGCTCGCTATCACAAATACCGCCATATGTTAAAACTGTCTCAAAAACAGGATCTGTCGATGAAGCTCGAGGCGAAGTTGTCCTGGTAAATGCACCTAGCGGTGATTATGTTTTCTGTGTACTGACCAATAATATTAAGGATCAAAGTTGGACCAAGCATAATGAAGCAGAAGAATTGACTAGAAAAATATCTCATTTATTATGGAACTACTTTGAACCAAAACGACCATATACACCATAA